The genomic window GAAATAAAAAAACGCTTTATAAGCGTTTAAAGATGGGGGAGCCGTCCATGGCTACAAAAATTTTTTTTTCGTTATACACGAACAAAAATAAAACGAATAGGAATAAAAAAGGGAAATCTCCCATATAATCTCTTTGATAAAGAGTGAGGAGGAATTAACTTTTTTCATTACGCTATTTTTTTATTTTTGATTAATGGGAAGAATCCCAATCAATGAACCGAGCTCCTCGTCTCAAGAAGCCTTTATTGGGGGGGCTTTGTTCTAGAGAGGGATTAGCATTACCAACACCGTTATTTCTTTTATGCTGATCTATCAGCATTTCTTTCGGGGCTTTAATACCTAGCTCTATACTCCCATTCTCTTTTACTTTGAGAACGTGAAGAACGATTGCGTCCCCGATAGTGATACTTTCCCCGGGAAATCGTGCTAGAATGAACATGGCTGGGTAACCTCCTATCTTTATATGAAGTACTTAACGAGAGCTTTATAAAAGTACTATTTTTATCAAATTTGTCAAGTTTTAGCGTGCTATTGGATGTATAAATTTTTTAATTCTTCTAGGGGGGGCATAGAAAAAGAGTATGGAAAAAATAGAGCTTCGGTTGAATAGAATTTCTCAGAGTAACTTTGTCAAAAAAATATTTCTTTCTATCCAAAAGGAAAGACCCTTCCGCATAGCTACTTTAAATACAGAATATTTTTTGGAGATGAGAAAAAATGAAAAGTTTCAAAAAGCGGTTTTTACATCCGATTCTTTTGTGTGTGATGGCATTGGTCTTAAGGCATTACTTTTTTTTAGAGGAATAAAAAATATACCGAGAATTTCCGGTGTTGATCTTTGTAGAGAAATTCTTGATTGTTCAGAGAAAAAAGGAAATGTAAAAATATATGTTGCTGTTTGGAAATCAGGACTAAGCTCAATAGAGGAAATTTCTTCTTTTATACAGAAAAACTATCCCTCAATATCTATTTTGGGATACACATTTTCTCATAGAAATAAAGAATGGGACTTTGGTATAAAAGATATACAGAAAAAAAATCCTGATATTGTTTTTTGCAATTTTGGAATTCCAGAACAAGAATATTTTCTGGAAAAATTACAAGAAAAATACAAAAAAGGTATTCTTATAGGAGTTGGTGGAACATTCGACTATTGGACAGAGAAGCAAAAACGAGCACCTTTTTGGATGTGTCAAATGGGATTGGAGTGGTTTTGGAGATTTTCTCGAGATCCCCGAAGGATTTTTCGATTTTTTAAAAGATTGTTTTAGGGGACTGTTGCCAATCTCCATTTTCTATTACAATATTCAAATTTTAGTTGCAAATTCGATAGAAATTTGACAGAATATCCAGATATTCCTTACAAATTTCTACAATTTTCACAAAAAAATTTGAAAATTTCATATACGAAAGGAGATCGGCAACAGTCCCTTTAGAGCTTGATTTTTGAATCATTTTCAAGGATACTAGAAATATCTTTTAATTTTAAAAAAAGAGGTTTTTGTAATATTTTTTATATGGAAAAAACAGTAATTACTCGTTTCGCTCCTTCTCCTACAGGATATCTTCATATAGGCGGTTTGAGAACGGCTCTCTATTCTTATCTTTATGCTAAACATACGGGAGGCATGTTTTTTTTGAGAATAGAAGACACTGATCGTACTCGATATGTGGAAGGTGCGGAAGAAAAATTGAAAGATTCTCTTTCATGGGCGAATATTCATTGGGAAAATAAAGAAGATATTCGTCAATCTGAACGTTTACCTCTCTATAAAAAATATATTGATGAGCTTTTGGAAAAAAAGAAGGCATATCATTGTTTTTGTTCTCAAGAAAGACTTTTAGAAATGAGAGAGGATCAAAAAAAATATAAAATGGCTCCAAAATATGATCGTCATTGTTTGAATCTTTCTTCTGAAGAAATTGCAGATCGATTGAAACGAGGGGATACTTTTGTAGTAAGATTTTTTATTCCTCAAGATGAACGAAGAATTGAGTTTCGAGATTTAGTTCGAGGAAAGGTTTCCATTGAAACTGAACTTCTTGATGATCAGATTATTCTCAAATCTGATGGATTTCCAACTTATCATCTTGCTAATATTGTAGATGATCATGAAATGGGAGTGACACATGTTATTCGTGGAGAGGAATGGCTTTCAAGTACTCCTAAACATATTCTTCTTTATAAGGCTTTTGGTTGGGAGATTCCAGAGTTTGCTCACCTTCCACTTCTTCTTAATCCTGATAGATCAAAACTTTCCAAAAGACAGGGAGATGTAAGTGTCGAGGACTATGCCCAAAAAGGATATCTTCCCGAAGCATTAATAAATTATGTTGCTCTTCTGGGTTGGAATCCTGGAAGTGGAAGCACTCAAGAATTTTTTTCTCTCGAAGAATTGGAGAAACGATTTGATATTGCTCATATAAATAAAGCTGGGGCGGTATTTGATTGTAAACGATTGGACTGGATGAATGCTCATTATATTAAAAAGCTTTCCAGAGAAGAACTCTTGGAAAAAACTCGCAAATATTGGAAAGTATTTTTTAAAAAACATACTCTTGAGGAAGATGATTTTTCTGACGAATTTCTTTGTAGAGTTTTGCGTGTTGAGCAAGAAAGACTTTTCACACTTTCTCAAGTCGGAGAAAAGAGTCTTTTTTTCTTTCAAAATTTTGATATGGACAAGGAACTTCTTCGATGGAAAGATATGGAAGATAGTATTATTTCTAACAATATACAGACGGCGATTTCTTATTTGGAAACAATAAATGAAGATCAATGGACCATGGAGTTTCTTCAGGCGGGACTTATGGATCAATGTGAGAAGGAAAAACGAGGAGAATTTTTTTGGCCTCTTCGAATAGCACTTACCGGAGAAAAACAATCACCGCCACCACATGAGGTTGCTTGGGTAATAGGAAAAGAGGAAACGCTTCAACGTCTTAAAAGAGCAAAAGAAAAACTATGAATGATAAACGTACGACGATTCTTTCTATGATTGCTGCGATAGGGAAAAATCGTGAATTAGGAAGGGGACATCTTCTTCCTTGGGATATTCCTGAGGATATGAAATATTTTCAGGATATGACACGAAATCATGTTGTTATTATGGGACAGAAAACATTTGAAGCGATTGGATTTCCTCTTCCCAAAAGAATGAATATTGTACTTACCCATGACAAAGATTTTTCTCCAGACGGGGTTATTGTTTCGAGAAGTCCCGAAGAAGCATTGCGCCTTGCCAGAAAAGAAGAAAAAAACGGAGAGATATTTATCATTGGGGGTGCTAGTATATATTCGATTTTTCTCGAACAATCAGATAGACTCTATTTGACTCTTATAGAGGATGTGTTTCCTGAGGCAGATATCTTTTTTCCAGAATATGAAAAAATATTTTCCAAAATAAAAAGTTCTTATGATGGTAAAGATGAGAATTATTCGTATCGTTTTGTAGTGTTTGAAAAAAATATATGAATCATAAAATTATAGGTTTATCAGGAGCTATGGGCGCTGGAAAAGGAACAGTCGCTCATTATTTGGTGGATAAATATGGATTTTCGAAGTTTCGAATGTCGGATGTTTTCCGAGATATTCTTATTCGTCTTCATATTGAACAAACTCGTGAAACTGTCTCACTTACGTCCAAAATAATACGAGAGACATTTGGGCAAGATATTCTTTCTCGAATTATTGCCAAAGATGCTAATGATGCAAAAACTGATGTTGTGGTAGATGGAATACGAAGAGAAACGGATATCGAGCATTTACGCAAGAATCCTTCTTTCGTTTTTATTTATATTGATGTAGAAACTCAGCTTCGTTATGATCGATTGGTAAAAAGAGCTGAAAATATAGGAGATGAAACAAAAACATTTCAGGATTTTCTTAAAGAACAAGAATTTGAAGCAGAAAGCCAGGTGCAACAATTACATTCGATTGCAGATTATGTGGTCAAAAACGATGGAGATCTCGGAAAGCTTTATGATCAAATAGATGCTATAATGGAAAAAATAAAAAAGTAAAAAATGATATGAACAATATTACTATTACGTTAGACAAAAAAGAATATTCAGTTGAAGCGGGAAAAACTATCCTTGAAGTCGCCAAAG from Candidatus Moraniibacteriota bacterium includes these protein-coding regions:
- a CDS encoding carbon storage regulator translates to MFILARFPGESITIGDAIVLHVLKVKENGSIELGIKAPKEMLIDQHKRNNGVGNANPSLEQSPPNKGFLRRGARFIDWDSSH
- a CDS encoding WecB/TagA/CpsF family glycosyltransferase, with protein sequence MEKIELRLNRISQSNFVKKIFLSIQKERPFRIATLNTEYFLEMRKNEKFQKAVFTSDSFVCDGIGLKALLFFRGIKNIPRISGVDLCREILDCSEKKGNVKIYVAVWKSGLSSIEEISSFIQKNYPSISILGYTFSHRNKEWDFGIKDIQKKNPDIVFCNFGIPEQEYFLEKLQEKYKKGILIGVGGTFDYWTEKQKRAPFWMCQMGLEWFWRFSRDPRRIFRFFKRLF
- a CDS encoding glutamate--tRNA ligase, encoding MEKTVITRFAPSPTGYLHIGGLRTALYSYLYAKHTGGMFFLRIEDTDRTRYVEGAEEKLKDSLSWANIHWENKEDIRQSERLPLYKKYIDELLEKKKAYHCFCSQERLLEMREDQKKYKMAPKYDRHCLNLSSEEIADRLKRGDTFVVRFFIPQDERRIEFRDLVRGKVSIETELLDDQIILKSDGFPTYHLANIVDDHEMGVTHVIRGEEWLSSTPKHILLYKAFGWEIPEFAHLPLLLNPDRSKLSKRQGDVSVEDYAQKGYLPEALINYVALLGWNPGSGSTQEFFSLEELEKRFDIAHINKAGAVFDCKRLDWMNAHYIKKLSREELLEKTRKYWKVFFKKHTLEEDDFSDEFLCRVLRVEQERLFTLSQVGEKSLFFFQNFDMDKELLRWKDMEDSIISNNIQTAISYLETINEDQWTMEFLQAGLMDQCEKEKRGEFFWPLRIALTGEKQSPPPHEVAWVIGKEETLQRLKRAKEKL
- a CDS encoding dihydrofolate reductase, whose amino-acid sequence is MLSMIAAIGKNRELGRGHLLPWDIPEDMKYFQDMTRNHVVIMGQKTFEAIGFPLPKRMNIVLTHDKDFSPDGVIVSRSPEEALRLARKEEKNGEIFIIGGASIYSIFLEQSDRLYLTLIEDVFPEADIFFPEYEKIFSKIKSSYDGKDENYSYRFVVFEKNI
- a CDS encoding nucleoside monophosphate kinase, producing the protein MNHKIIGLSGAMGAGKGTVAHYLVDKYGFSKFRMSDVFRDILIRLHIEQTRETVSLTSKIIRETFGQDILSRIIAKDANDAKTDVVVDGIRRETDIEHLRKNPSFVFIYIDVETQLRYDRLVKRAENIGDETKTFQDFLKEQEFEAESQVQQLHSIADYVVKNDGDLGKLYDQIDAIMEKIKK